One Micropterus dolomieu isolate WLL.071019.BEF.003 ecotype Adirondacks linkage group LG23, ASM2129224v1, whole genome shotgun sequence DNA window includes the following coding sequences:
- the slc25a1a gene encoding tricarboxylate transport protein A, mitochondrial, producing the protein MSSLLKPFSVCEGPCDSCCVRRGCPSSAPHQQLPSRRLAAAAGLGFLPTHQRSSAARRNLAAAAVGGRKITHPGKAILAGGIAGGIEICITFPTEYVKTQLQLDERANPPRYRGIGDCVKLTVQDHGLRGLYRGLSSLLYGSIPKSAVRFGTFEMLSNPMRDPTGRLDNTRSLVCGLGAGIAEAIVVVCPMETLKVKMIHDQCSLRPRYRGFFHGVSEIIREQGVRGTYQGLTATVLKQGTNQAIRFYVMNLLRNWYKGDDPRREMHPIVTAMFGATAGAASVFGNTPLDVVKTRMQGLEAHRYKNTVDCAFQILKHEGPQAFYKGTVPRLGRVCLDVAIVFVIYEEVVKLLNNVWKTQ; encoded by the exons ATGTCTTCACTGCTGAAGCCGTTTTCGGTGTGTGAGGGGCCGTGCGACAGCTGCTGTGTCAGGAGAGGATGTCCGAGCTCGGCTCCCCATCAGCAGCTTCCATCCCGGCGTCTGGCCGCCGCGGCGGGGCTTGGATTTCTGCCGACACACCAGCGGTCATCCGCGGCGAGGAGAAATCTGGCGGCCGCTGCCGTCGGAGGGAGGAAAATCACGCATCCTGGAAAGGCCATCCTTGCAG GTGGCATTGCAGGAGGAATCGAGATCTGTATTACCTTCCCTACAGAGTATGTCAAGACCCAGCTGCAGCTAGACGAGAGAGCCAACCCGCCACGATACAGAGGGATCG GTGACTGTGTGAAGCTGACCGTGCAGGATCACGGGCTCAGAGGATTGTATCGAGGTCTCAGCTCTCTGCTCTATGGATCAATACCCAAGTCTGCAGTGAG GTTTGGCACGTTTGAGATGCTCAGCAACCCAATGCGAGACCCCACGGGACGGCTAGACAACACGCGGAGCCTCGTGTGTGGTTTAGGAGCAGGCATAGCAGAGGCCATCGTGGTTGTCTGCCCCATGGAGACACTCAAG GTGAAGATGATCCATGACCAGTGTTCCCTCAGACCTCGCTACAGAGGCTTCTTTCACGGAGTCAGTGAGATTATCAGAGAACAGG GTGTGAGGGGGACGTATCAAGGTCTGACAGCCACTGTGCTGAAACAAGGAACCAATCAGGCCATCCGATTCTATGTGATGAACTTGCTGCGCAATTGGTACAAAG GTGACGACCCCAGGCGAGAAATGCACCCAATTGTCACGGCGATGTTTGGAGCGACGGCGGGAGCTGCCAGCGTCTTTGGAAACACACCTCTGGATGTGGTGAAAACCAGGATGCAG ggtTTGGAGGCCCACCGCTACAAAAACACAGTGGATTGCGCCTTCCAGATCTTGAAGCACGAAGGACCACAGGC TTTCTACAAAGGGACAGTCCCCAGGCTTGGCCGCGTGTGCTTGGATGTGGCCATAGTCTTCGTCATCTATGAGGAGGTTGTCAAACTACTCAACAATGTGTGGAAGACCCAGTAG
- the LOC123963766 gene encoding uncharacterized protein LOC123963766: MEEEREEQGESTQSGTTSTQADTPTQNFSEESDEPQNLQEPEENDQADSGAGDGVVEPNQVGEDLSSSDAETLPQETLIPTNTQDDADCLPLSPLPTQEELTRPSVSSHPSNTQNRPSEPCWYCLMSLDSEYRPETPKQENSDPLSPLPSSGQKVSYQTDPRPHFGVAWSSHSTCRPLWGSEGPCWGQRLPEVPDQTHTCPHCHLGLPPDTLRWHEAKCVLFEGLRNTKK, from the exons atggaggaagagagggaggaacaGGGAGAGAGCACCCAGAG TGGGACAACTTCTACCCAGGCTGACACACCGACTCAGAACTTCAGTGAGGAGAGCGATGAGCCCCAAAACCTACAGGAACCAGAGGAAAACGACCAGGCCGACAGTGGAGCAGGTGATGGAGTGGTGGAGCCCAACCAG GTTGGGGAGGATCTAAGTAGCAGTGACGCAGAGACCTTGCCACAGGAGACTCTGatacccacaaacacacaggacgATGCTGACTGCCTTCCATTGTCCCCCCTGCCAACACAGGAAGAGTTGACCCGCCCTTCAGTGTCATCTCATCCCTCCAACACACAGA ATCGCCCGTCAGAACCCTGCTGGTATTGCCTGATGTCCCTTGACTCAGAGTATCGTCCTGAAACTCCTAAACAG GAAAACTCGGATCCCTTGTCACCACTTCCCTCTAGTGGCCAGAAAGTGAGCTACCAGACAGATCCTAGACCTCACTTTGGCGTAGCTTGGTCCTCCCACTCCACATGTCGTCCTCTGTGGGGCAGCGAGGGACCCTGCTGGGGCCAAAGACTCCCTGAAGTGCCCGATCAGACACACACCTGCCCTCACTGCCATCTGGGGCTTCCCCCTGACACACTGCGGTGGCATGAG GCTAAGTGTGTACTGTTTGAAGGGCTGAGGaacacaaagaaataa
- the si:dkey-175g6.2 gene encoding neurosecretory protein VGF, which yields MDDFEDEGEELEEEVEEEEESLSHMEEEARARAEKQEVLRQQEEAERAREEEQRLADIASDMLLQYMGRKQQSYMKPRQKSSMGAAGNTAEDKRSEEVLPDEDDLDQQMIDRLIEISSKLHLPADDVIEIISDVEEKKKKRKELQQQPTNSNPVVPRFRPLVPPPLAAPPIYHYTASKNPKKAPYKYNKSNKKWHKDKVKSFKQDYWYKPQKQLDYWYKPQKQFLAFPSYPYYQKPYRAYYPVYFPYPKPQYYGKPSPSRDQPFGTQELDLQAPRRRHRAGGKNRGQGWRQQPAPRLPLTPYISNYILPHPRTYQPLPPPKPITTPRRGRRPPYYYPQVTPGDDYEEDGLVPQLDSEEELENFIERIYMKRRMY from the coding sequence ATGGATGACTTTGAGGATGAAGgtgaggagctggaggaggaggttgaggaagaagaagagagccTCTCCCACATGGAAGAAGAGGCGAGAGCGCGTGCAGAGAAACAGGAGGTGCTCCGGCAGCAGGAGGAGGCGGAGCGagccagagaggaggagcagaggctTGCAGACATCGCCTCTGACATGCTGCTGCAGTACATGGGGAGGAAGCAGCAGTCCTACATGAAGCCCCGGCAGAAAAGCAGCATGGGGGCTGCCGGCAACACCGCCGAGGACAAGCGCTCAGAGGAGGTTCTTCCCGATGAAGATGACCTGGACCAGCAGATGATCGACAGGCTAATTGAGATCAGCAGCAAGCTGCACCTGCCTGCTGACGATGTGATTGAGATTATTAGTGAcgtggaggagaagaagaagaaaaggaaagagttGCAACAGCAGCCAACCAACAGCAACCCTGTTGTCCCACGCTTCAGGCCTCTGGTACCTCCTCCTCTGGCTGCTCCGCCTATCTACCACTACACAGCCTCAAAAAACCCCAAGAAAGCCCCTTATAAATACAACAAGTCCAACAAGAAATGGCACAAGGACAAAGTTAAGTCATTCAAGCAGGACTATTGGTACAAGCCTCAGAAGCAACTTGACTACTGGTATAAACCCCAGAAACAGTTTTTAGCCTTCCCCTCCTATCCATACTACCAGAAGCCATATCGAGCATACTACCCTGTTTATTTCCCATATCCCAAACCACAATATTATGGCAAGCCCTCCCCCTCCAGAGACCAGCCGTTTGGCACCCAGGAACTTGACCTCCAGGCCCCAAGGCGCAGGCACAGGGCTGGGGGTAAGAACCGTGGACAGGGCTGGAGGCAGCAGCCAGCCCCACGGCTGCCTCTCACCCCTTATATCTCTAACTATATCCTTCCTCACCCACGGACCTACCAACCCCTACCTCCGCCCAAACCAATAACCACACCCAGGAGAGGCAGGCGACCCCCGTACTACTATCCACAAGTCACACCGGGAGATGACTATGAGGAAGATGGGCTGGTGCCTCAGCTGGACAGTGAGGAGGAACTGGAAAACTTTATTGAAAGGATCTACATGAAACGCAGAATGTATTGA